The genome window AGCAGAGTCAGCAGTGACAACAACTtggaaacaaaaaagaaaaaagaaaagaaaataaaagatgTCATTTCGCGTGGTTCGCGCATCAAAATTTCGTCACGTCTATGGACAGTCGCTGAAACGGGAGCAATGCTACGATAATATACGCGTCTCCAAGTCCAGCTGGGACTCCACATTCTGTGCGGTGAATCCAAAGTTTATGGCCATCATTGTGGAGTCGGCGGGCGGCGGCGCCTTCATTGTCTTGCCACACAACAAAGTGAGTACActcatcatcctcatcatcatcccCAAACCAAAAACGCAACTCGACGAGGAAATCCCTATTTTGGTTGCATTCAAAATAGCAAACAAATGGGGTATATATATAGACTTGTCTGTATGCACAGAGCATAGCCAGTGGCCAAGTATGTAGTTGTATTgtctattatttatatatatttataaaaaaaaaactgaaagacaatgcagagagagagagccaacTACTATTTATAgggtatattttacttttgccCTGTTGCCACGTTCTTCAATATAGGAAATGACGTCGACTGATTTGCTGGCTTATGCCTTACGAGTATAAATAAAGTTCAATCCTATAGTTATGAATCCTCTCCCGATCTCTCTTTCAATCATGTGCTTCTCCTAgatctctcgctctcattAGTCGCATCTCTTGAACGCACTTTTCAATTTTGGCCAGCGGCCAACATGACACACCAAATTGTCTAAATTTAACAGCAAACgtcgaaaaaagaaaaacgaagcaacaaaatacaaataaatttaaaaataaagatgcAAAGTAAGgggataaataaattatattttctaaataattattgcattattaGCAATGAGAGTAGAAGTGATCGACAATCAGTTGCTGTGCAATTAAagatacaaataatataaagaattTCCCAGTATACCCCTTTGAGCTACCCcttatttacagggtatacgtTTAGCAAAATTTCCACTTGCGCATTGGAAATATATTTCGgaaattttggcattttggcatGCTGGCAAAAGCCAAATCGAACATCCGTTCAGCTGTCAACGggccgcagcaacagcaaactgCGTGGGCGACGTCGACGGCACGGCTGTGATCTCTCCGAATTTGGTCAAAACGTATTTCTGCCGCCACACCACAGCACACAACACCGCACGCCGGAGTGTGTAAAAGTAAAGTGTGCGTTTTTGGGCCTGTTCTAATTGGGccaaatttgtatgcaaaatgCGCGCCATCTACGAAAGTTGAGACAGCAGCTGCCGTTTTTCTATGTGGAGCGGCTTTCACACGctctaatttaaatattttatggggATTAGCTGGAATTTCAAGTGTCAATTAAATGGAcaagctacacacacacatctttAAGTACACACGCAATGTGTCTGCGGCGTTAATTGATGGAACAGCAAAGAGCTGCTCAGAAGAAACTTTAGccataaacatttatttccaTCTTACTGATTGATTCATCGTGTAGTACATGATTGGGTCAGAGTTATTTATGAGATTTTATCGTTCACCTGTCGATTATCAgtcatataatatatgtatggagATATTTTCGTAACCAGCAGACCCCTTCTAGTAATTAGAACACTTATCTTAATTTTTGGgcgaacaaaaaatattttttattgtgcaTAATTGTAAAACTTGCTgaccattcaaaataaataatcactTTATCTTCTCACCCTGTTTATCTGGCCACACTTATTAAAAGCCCTTTGTTAAGTTGGCTGCAGCAAAATGCTTCTATTAGCATTCTAATAACTAGAACACTTATCTTTATTTGATcttcaacaaaatatatttataatcgAGGTATAATTGTAAACGTTGCTGTCCATTCAATATAATCAGTTAACACTCTCACTCCATTTATTCATCGATCTGGTAACACTTATTAGTACTCTTCACCTTGTTAAGTTGGCTGCAGTTAAGagattattcaaataaataattaggTCAGTCCAGCTCAATTTACAACTGAAACTTGAGTTCTTATTGGTTTCCGAGTGACCCTCGTTTTGCTATTTATGACTGTGGTGTATGTTTACTATAATTACTCATGTACAGAAATAAGTAAATCATAATGCGGCATTCCAGAAGCTCACTCGGTTAATAAATATCTGGGATACTTGAAAACAGAGTTTCTAATATTAGCTTCTCAAATGTGTTGTGCTGGTTATGGAATTTAGCAAAGTGTGTTTCACACGTGTTTCCCCATTAATTGCAAACTTCACGCACCTGCCCCACAGGGATTGCTGCAGATCTTGGCAGCCACCATGAAGTTTGCATTATGAATGCTTTCTGCTGctaatttctaaaaataatgCCAACTCAAAATGGTGTCAATGGGTCGCGTCTGATGTGTTGTCTATTGCCTggaaacatattttaattggaatttcTTGTTTTATCTCTCAGGTTGGACGCATTGCAGCGGATCATCCACTGGTGGGTGGACACAAAGGTCCAGTTTTGGACATAGCGTGGTGTCCACACAATGACAATGTGATTGCTTCCGGCTCGGAGGATTGTGTGGTCAAGGTGTGGCAAATACCCGACGGAGGATTGTCGCGTACCCTCACTGAACCCGTTGTGGATCTAGTGTTCCATCAGCGTCGCGTTGGTCTGGTCTTGTGGCATCCATCGGCGCTCAATGTGCTGCTCACCGCCGGCTCTGACAATCAGGTGAGCTACAAAATCAGACTATAGTTATAATTTTCAAGTCttaataaacttatttttcTAATCAAGGTTGTCATCTGGAATGTGGGCACTGGCGAAATTCTTGTGCACATCGATTCGCATCCCGATATTGTGTACAGCGCGTGCTTCAACTGGGACGGCTCTAAGCTGGTTACCACTTGCAAAGACAAGAAAATCCGCATCTACGATCCACGCTCCGCCGAGCTGGAAAGTGAGGCCATGTGCCATGAGGGATCGAAGGCCACCCGCGCCATCTTCCTGCGTCACGGCTTGATCTTCACCACCGGCTTCAATCGCAGCTCGGAGCGTCAGTATTCATTGCGTGCTCCCGATGCGCTGAGCGAGCCCATTGTCATGGTCGAGCTGGACACATCGAACGGTGTAATGTTCCCATTGTACGATGCGGACacgaatattatttatttgtgcgGCAAGGGCGATTCTGTGATTCGTTATTTCGAGGTAGGGTTTCGTCATTTGCTTGCCTCttgattaaataattaaactacTTTCTTTTCCAGGTGACGCCGGAGCCTCCATTTGTGCACTACATCAACACATTTCAGACTCCAGATCCACAGCGCGGTATTGGTTTGATGCCCAAGCGTGGCTGTGACGTGACCACCTGTGAAATTGCCAAATTCTATCGCCTGAACAACAATGGTCTCTGCCAGGTCATCTCGATGACAGTGCCGCGCAAATCCGATCTCTTCCAGGAGGATCTCTATCCCGACACACTCGCTGAGGATGCGGCCATCACAGCCGAGGAATGGATCGCCGGCAAAGATGCTGATCCGCTGACATTCTCGCTCAAAGTAAGTGGCACCAGTTGCGATTCTTGTGCATCCCCCACATGCATTTGGAATACAGCGCTCTTGGCGCTGCGGCGTCGTCGTTGCCTTCATGCTTCGGTGCCACAGATGATCCACAAAGCGAGCGTACAAGGATGCTgaataatgaaattgaaagctcTGCTCATTGTAGGCGTTGAACCTGCGATCACAACAATAGTATTCCAATGGCTTTTGTGTAGTTTCTTGCTATGATGTGCCTGGTGCTTGATGCCTGGATGCTTGTGCTGCTTTATCCTGCTGTGTATAATCGCATACCAAAACAAATTGTGCTGCTTGAGCTTCTTTTGCTACTGCTTGCCCCTAAGCGTTATCTACGTTTGTGCCTCGTCAGCCTTTCTTCCAcagccaacacacaaaacacacgcacactcagcaaacacacactcgaCGCTTATTCTACAGCTATAGAGTAATTAAAACCATGTCCGTCCTTCTGCTGTTTATCCGTATAAATACCAAGATATCAGAGATTATTCAAGTTGATAGCCATACTATTAGAATTTGGCTTTAAAAAGAATCttttttaaagctagagctgttCAATTGTGAAATACATTCTAATAACCATAGTTTAAAGTATTCcttaaaatacaattacatTCCACTTATTCCCAGTTATTCATTTACCAATTTAGAAACCGATTTGATAGACTGTAATCTTGATACTTGTCCATGCAAAACACTTTTAACTTACGTCCCAAACTCACGGCTTACACACGCCATTAACACGCACGCTGCGTGgcgcttgttgttgtgtttcttGTTCTTTGTTGTAAACCCAAAACGAACAGTTATTCTAATAAACCTAATCAGGATCGCGTTTCCATTGTGCAGGGTGGCTATGTCTCGTCGTCGGGCAACAACACGCTCTCCGTCAGCAAGAAGGCCAACATACTGAATAAGGCTTCAGCATCCAGAggaggcggcggtggcaaTGCCCTCAGCGGTGGCAATCATTCATCCGCGAACAACAACGAAGCCAACGATGGACCTCCTCCAGCGGTATTCTCGGTAAGCAATTATAATCTTACTAAACTGAATACATTCTAATCAATCAATTGTGTTGCTCACAGGAGAAGGATCACCGCAATATTCTGGACGAGATTCGCAAGCTGAAGGCGATCATTGTGAAGCAGGAGAATCGCATACGTGCCTTGGAAGCCAAGGTGAATGCAGCTGGTGATGAGACGGATGCCCGCAACAGCAATAAGAATGGCAGCGGTtcaactgcagcagcgacaTCGGCGGCGGCAGAAAGCAGCCATGCCAGTGAAAGTGCCAACGATCATGCCACGTCCGCTGCGTCAGCATCAGCGGCGGATAATGCACATGACGAGGATTAGCTTCAGCTGCAATCATAAAAAGAGCTACTGGGAAGAACAAGAAATTAAAAGGATGCTGTAGAGGAagcgaaagaaagagagagacaaagagagaacTGCTTGAAGAAGCTCGTCGTTATCGTTTGAATTTCtctaaatgaaaaattacgtttatattttgtacacgCTAAATGagagtcgtcgtcgtctatGATTATGATttcgattatttattttatataatttaatattaggTCTTTTTACGAGCGAAATGAATTGAGCGTAGTAGagatataaaaagaattaaacaaaagaaaacaaaacacacacagcaatcAAAGCAGAATGCATataaaacataacaaatatacacaatatcctgccaaaaatatatagtgaACCTAACGAACTACCTACAAATTGCGCCCAAAATCAAAGCTGTGTTTCTTGTGAAGCGaactttaaattgttgtaCATTTAACAAATTGCAAGCATAGACTAAAACTAAACGTAACTGCATCCGTTTCAAAAACATAACACCAATATATCCTACCAATTTTATACCTACCAAACTCTATATTCTATAcatttacattattatacatatatactatatatttaccCCGTCGAtgcaatatacaaaatattcatGACAATAgcttttataataattagatatctaaaagaaaattgttcGACTATTTACCCTTTATCGCCGCCGCCGCTTTCATAATACATTTTTCTCGTTCTAACTAATAATAAgttgtattttgtaataataaatgaaagaaaaaccaaCGATTTCAATATAGTGtcgattttgaatttattttaaatcggCATCTACAATTCGCCTATCGATTGTATAacaatcaaacaaacaaaaataataaaaaatattgtaaaagtGCTGACTATAAAtacttaaacatttttgtataaatttacaatttgataCGAAATAAACTATACATAgatgaaaatatattgaatggtaatcatttattattatgggATGGACTTAAAAGTCTGTAACGGACAATTTAATGTTGCCAGAtcgataaatttaatttgttggatcatttaattaatatggGATCCATTGCAACCGTATTAATGAAAGACCAAATTCTCGgtggaaattaaaatttatatatttaggcAGCATTTATTGGTTTAGTATCAAATGGGCaaacttaaatatattgaaaaactGTTTCAAAAGACGTTTAATCACAAAGAGCcgttatgtttttatttacaattcatTTGTCATATTAATAGAAGCTTTATGGTatgctttaataaatttta of Drosophila nasuta strain 15112-1781.00 chromosome 3, ASM2355853v1, whole genome shotgun sequence contains these proteins:
- the LOC132789616 gene encoding coronin-1C-A isoform X2 translates to MSFRVVRASKFRHVYGQSLKREQCYDNIRVSKSSWDSTFCAVNPKFMAIIVESAGGGAFIVLPHNKVGRIAADHPLVGGHKGPVLDIAWCPHNDNVIASGSEDCVVKVWQIPDGGLSRTLTEPVVDLVFHQRRVGLVLWHPSALNVLLTAGSDNQVVIWNVGTGEILVHIDSHPDIVYSACFNWDGSKLVTTCKDKKIRIYDPRSAELESEAMCHEGSKATRAIFLRHGLIFTTGFNRSSERQYSLRAPDALSEPIVMVELDTSNGVMFPLYDADTNIIYLCGKGDSVIRYFEVTPEPPFVHYINTFQTPDPQRGIGLMPKRGCDVTTCEIAKFYRLNNNGLCQVISMTVPRKSDLFQEDLYPDTLAEDAAITAEEWIAGKDADPLTFSLKGGYVSSSGNNTLSVSKKANILNKASASRGGGGGNALSGGNHSSANNNEANDGPPPAVFSEKDHRNILDEIRKLKAIIVKQENRIRALEAKVNAAGDETDARNSNKNGSGSTAAATSAAAESSHASESANDHATSAASASAADNAHDED
- the LOC132789616 gene encoding coronin-1C-A isoform X1, which translates into the protein MSFRVVRASKFRHVYGQSLKREQCYDNIRVSKSSWDSTFCAVNPKFMAIIVESAGGGAFIVLPHNKVGRIAADHPLVGGHKGPVLDIAWCPHNDNVIASGSEDCVVKVWQIPDGGLSRTLTEPVVDLVFHQRRVGLVLWHPSALNVLLTAGSDNQVVIWNVGTGEILVHIDSHPDIVYSACFNWDGSKLVTTCKDKKIRIYDPRSAELESEAMCHEGSKATRAIFLRHGLIFTTGFNRSSERQYSLRAPDALSEPIVMVELDTSNGVMFPLYDADTNIIYLCGKGDSVIRYFEVTPEPPFVHYINTFQTPDPQRGIGLMPKRGCDVTTCEIAKFYRLNNNGLCQVISMTVPRKSDLFQEDLYPDTLAEDAAITAEEWIAGKDADPLTFSLKDRVSIVQGGYVSSSGNNTLSVSKKANILNKASASRGGGGGNALSGGNHSSANNNEANDGPPPAVFSEKDHRNILDEIRKLKAIIVKQENRIRALEAKVNAAGDETDARNSNKNGSGSTAAATSAAAESSHASESANDHATSAASASAADNAHDED